A section of the Drosophila sechellia strain sech25 chromosome 3L, ASM438219v1, whole genome shotgun sequence genome encodes:
- the LOC116801090 gene encoding uncharacterized protein LOC116801090 — MDASCSFGWVGIHNKPGPDQHRNHEEVTKATATEHLEQQQKPKTICTQRRQQMLLRCCLVLLTAAILWRCGCRSRCRCFCPNTQHPRQDSKPKYSSPC, encoded by the coding sequence ATGGATGCCAGCTGCTCGTTTGGATGGGTTGGAATTCACAATAAACCAGGTCCAGACCAGCACCGGAACCACGAGGAAGTGACGAAGGCAACGGCGACGGAGCatctggagcagcagcaaaaacccAAAACTATTTGCACTCAACGGCGGCAACAAATGTTGCTGCGGTGTTGCCTTGTGCTACTTACGGCTGCCATTTTATGGCGATGTGGATGTCGAAGCCGATGTCGGTGTTTTTGCCCCAACACTCAGCATCCTCGCCAGGATTCCAAGCCAAAGTATTCCTCGCCGTGCTGA